The following are from one region of the Apostichopus japonicus isolate 1M-3 chromosome 17, ASM3797524v1, whole genome shotgun sequence genome:
- the LOC139954699 gene encoding uncharacterized protein, with product MFRSLGKTVTVICATNAVAIYIPPMLIFPRKRVVDTLMKNGPAGAIGHCTESGWTDEESFLKWLRHFYEIVKPSVEEKHALILDGHHSHKTLAAVEFARANGIVMITLPPHCTHKMQPLDKTIFKALKNGFNASADTWVVAKQGKRINCYDIAEIFASAYNRSATVEKSVNGIRVCGLWPFNNRVFTYEDYIPAALTDEPRGQSSETTWDRGCRDRSAS from the coding sequence ATGTTCAGAAGCCTGGGAAAAACCGTCACTGTTATCTGCGCTACCAATGCCGTTGCAATTTACATTCCTCCCATGTTAATTTTCCCCAGAAAGCGCGTGGTGGACACCTTAATGAAAAACGGGCCAGCTGGAGCCATCGGCCATTGCACTGAGAGTGGCTGGACCGATGAAGAGAGCTTCTTGAAATGGCTGCGACATTTCTACGAGATTGTAAAGCCATCTGTTGAAGAGAAACATGCGCTAATCCTAGATGGTCACCATAGCCACAAAACCCTGGCAGCTGTGGAGTTTGCTCGCGCAAATGGGATTGTCATGATAACCCTACCACCCCACTGCACGCACAAAATGCAGCCACTGGACAAGACAATTTTCAAAGCCCTGAAGAATGGCTTCAACGCATCAGCAGACACATGGGTGGTTGCCAAACAGGGAAAGCGTATCAATTGTTATGACATTGCTGAGATATTCGCCTCCGCATACAACAGATCAGCAACCGTCGAGAAGTCAGTGAATGGGATTAGAGTGTGTGGACTCTGGCCATTCAACAACAGAGTCTTCACTTATGAGGACTACATCCCAGCCGCACTAACCGACGAACCCCGAGGACAATCTTCAGAGACCACTTGGGACCGCGGCTGCCGAGACAGAAGTGCCTCCTAA